Proteins from a single region of Hermetia illucens chromosome 3, iHerIll2.2.curated.20191125, whole genome shotgun sequence:
- the LOC119651427 gene encoding BTB/POZ domain-containing protein KCTD9: MASGSQQTPHSSQEIVAKQSPFIVPKTVSASPPSASSNAKWIKLNVGGKVFVTTRSTLVNKEPDSMLARMFSLDGAMNPSDTDENGAYLIDRSSQYFEPIINYLRNGQLIYDAHLNVEGILEEAKFFGIESLIPQLEAQLRACNVHSDNVPLTRREVIQALIQTSYLSEIRFQGVNLAGADLRKLDFRNINFKYACLQRCNLSHANLSYCCLERTDLSYANLENAQLVSVRGLCANLEGANLKSCNFEDPTGVRTNFEGVNLKGACLEGSNMAGVNLRVANLKNANMKNCVLRSAVLAGADLERCNLSGSDLQEANLRGANLKDAELELMVTPLHMSQTVR, from the exons ATGGCATCAGGGAGTCAACAAACACCGCATTCCAGCCAGGAGATTGTCGCAAAACAGTCGCCCTTTATAGTGCCCAAAACGGTGTCGGCATCGCCGCCTAGTGCGAGTTCCAATGCGAAGTGGATTAAGCTCAATGTTGGAGGAAAGGTCTTCGTAACAACACGGAGCACCCTCGTCAACAAGGAACCGGACAGCATGCTGGCGCGAATGTTCTCACTGGATGGAGCGATGAACCCCAGCGATACGGACGAGAATGGAGCGTACTTAATCGACCGGAGCTCGCAGTACTTTGAGCCGATAATCAATTATCTGCGCAACGGCCAACTGATCTACGATGCGCACTTAAACGTGGAAGGTATTCTGGAAGAGGCCAAGTTCTTCGGCATTGAGAGCCTCATCCCACAGCTTGAGGCGCAGCTGCGAGCGTGCAATGTCCACTCGGACAATGTGCCATTGACCCGTCGAGAAGTGATCCAGGCGCTGATTCAGACTTCGTACTTGTCCGAGATTCGGTTTCAGGGTGTCAACCTGGCTGGAGCAGATTTACGCAAGCTTgactttagaaatataaacttcAAG tatgCCTGCCTACAGCGATGCAATCTGTCCCATGCGAACTTGTCTTATTGCTGCCTGGAGCGAACAGATCTGTCCTACGCCAACTTAGAAAACGCCCAGCTAGTCTCGGTTCGCGGGCTTTGCGCCAATTTGGAAGGTGCCAACTTGAAGAGTTGCAACTTCGAGGATCCGACCGGCGTTCGTACCAATTTCGAGGGAGTGAATTTGAAAGGAGCGTGTCTGGAGGGCAGCAACATGGCAGGCGTGAACTTGCGTGTGGCTAATTTGAAAAACGCCAACATGAAGAACTGCGTGCTCCGCTCGGCTGTCCTAGCCGGGGCCGACTTGGAACGGTGCAATTTGTCAGGGAGTGATCTGCAGGAAGCAAATCTGCGCGGAGCGAATTTGAAGGACGCAGAGCTTGAATTGATGGTGACGCCTCTGCACATGTCGCAAACTGTCCGTTGA
- the LOC119651426 gene encoding glutamic acid-rich protein-like: MTSPTVDNKLLIQCVKAHDVLYNADHPKYSNGRYKEDVWEKVAFMLGVPIYLCKRSWYNLRDSYRRALRKRRDALNEGLPCRKWRYEDEMEFMAMHVTLRDVNDRADADETLGDDGEIPEKKPHIGGDSQDPLFIPKVKSEKLRKTPNPSRKRPYEDNAPITDHIDGFLIGIGATLRNFSRHYQNLAKSKIFDLVSEMELQQIMEFKKQSEKGEADSQNDSGKQDRNHEEDEREYGEIAAPAIVLDDDKEDANQTGASEENNESANHTIALDEDKDDANHTNPLDGDKDDANHTISLDDDKDDANQTISLDDSNRSESTEEAPFLHETQSNNGHEVDPLSFGFSF; encoded by the exons ATGACCTCTCCAACTGTAGATAACAAATTACTGATCCAGTGCGTCAAAGCACATGATGTACTGTACAACGCCGATCATCCGAAGTATTCGAATGGCCGCTACAAGGAGGACGTTTGGGAGAAGGTTGCGTTCATGCTGGGAGTCCCAA TATATCTGTGCAAGCGATCTTGGTACAATTTGCGTGATTCCTACCGACGAGCTTTGCGGAAACGACGCGATGCCCTCAATGAAGGTCTTCCATGCCGAAAGTGGCGATACGAGGACGAAATGGAGTTTATGGCCATGCATGTGACCCTTCGCGATGTCAACGATCGCGCGGATGCAGACGAGACCCTGGGAGACGACGGAGAGATCCCCGAAAAGAAACCTCACATTGGAGGTGACTCCCAAGACCCTCTATTCATTCCTAAAGTGAAAAGTGAAAAGCTGCGAAAGACCCCAAATCCATCGAGGAAAAGACCTTACGAAGACAATGCTCCCATCACGGACCACATCGATGGATTTCTGATAGGAATCGGAGCCACCTTGAGGAATTTCTCGCGACATTACCAGAATTTGGCCAAATCGAAAATATTCGATTTGGTGTCTGAAATGGAACTGCAGCAAATTATGGAGTTCAAGAAACAAAGTGAGAAGGGAGAAGCGGATTCGCAGAACGACTCTGGCAAACAAGACCGGAACCACGAAGAAGACGAGAGAGAGTATGGGGAAATAGCAGCTCCGGCAATCGTCCTAGACGATGACAAGGAAGATGCAAATCAGACAGGAGCTTCGGAAGAGAACAATGAAAGCGCTAATCATACGATTGCCCTGGACGAGGACAAGGACGATGCAAATCACACAAATCCCCTGGACGGGGACAAGGATGATGCAAATCACACGATTTCACTAGATGACGACAAGGATGATGCGAATCAGACGATTTCCCTGGACGATTCAAACCGGAGTGAATCTACGGAAGAAGCGCCCTTTCTCCACGAAACACAGAGCAATAATGGTCACGAAGTTGACCCTTTGAGCTTCGGATTTTCATTTTAA
- the LOC119652027 gene encoding uncharacterized protein LOC119652027 — protein MRVQMLQDPSTETFSKQLLGIGDGKVAIDETGCVKLPISAQSLIHKILSLYINHEWLAERAILVAKNIDVDNLNLKIQQLLPGNLVSYKSIDTVCDASEAVNFPTEFFNSMDFPGMPPHNSQLKVGSPITLLRNLNPPRLCTGTRLVIQKLMKNVIEASI, from the coding sequence ATGCGCGTTCAAATGCTTCAAGATCCATCCACTGAAACATTCTCAAAACAGCTCTTAGGTATCGGTGATGGAAAAGTTGCTATAGATGAAACTGGATGCGTAAAATTACCGATTTCTGCACAATCGTTGATTCACAAGATACTCTCATTATACATAAATCATGAGTGGCTTGCTGAAAGAGCAATTTTAGTGGCAAAAAATATAGACGTTGACAATTTAAATCTGAAGATACAGCAGTTGTTGCCAGGGAACTTGGTATCATACAAATCTATTGATACAGTTTGCGATGCCAGCGAAGCTGTAAATTTTCCCACAGAGTTTTTTAACTCAATGGATTTTCCAGGCATGCCACCGCATAATTCACAATTAAAGGTTGGGTCGCCGATTACCTTGCTTCGTAATTTGAACCCGCCACGGCTGTGTACCGGTACGCGATTAGTCattcaaaaattaatgaaaaacgtCATCGAAGCCAGCATTTGA
- the LOC119651221 gene encoding pyrroline-5-carboxylate reductase-like, whose protein sequence is MAKLDEKIGFIGGGNMAFAIGSGLVNRGIVKAGQVMASGPHLYNLERWKTLGANITDDNAELLEKSDIIFICVKPHILEPCCLQLKTTYAPTPRDKDKLFVSVLVGVKLPALEKHFDFIKGLKMIRTMPNTPMQVGEGCSIYSPGSYVTQQDLEKVHLMLNALGLAQQVPENMIDSITAVQGCGPAFVFTIIEALADGGVKQGVPRQMALQFASQAVLGAAKTVLVTGKHPAVLRDEVCSPGGSTICGVHELEKGQLRATLINAVEAAAKKSIELGNKYS, encoded by the exons ATGGCAAAGCTGGATGAAAAGATAGGTTTCATTGGAGGTGGAAACATGGCCTTCGCAATCGGGTCGGGCCTTGTCAATCGCGGCATTGTTAAGGCGGGCCAAGTCATGGCTTCCGGTCCGCATCTGTACAACCTGGAGCGATGGAAAACTTTGGGAGCGAATATCACAGATGACAATGCAGAA CTTCTGGAGAAATCAGATATTATTTTCATCTGCGTTAAGCCACACATTCTAGAGCCGTGTTGCTTGCAACTGAAAACAACCTACGCCCCAACTCCCAGGGATAAGGATAAATTATTTGTTTCCGTTCTGGTTGGCGTCAAATTGCCTGCTCTCGAGAAG CATTTTGATTTCATAAAAGGTTTGAAAATGATACGGACAATGCCAAACACTCCAATGCAAGTTGGCGAAGGCTGTTCTATCTACTCTCCTGGGTCGTACGTCACACAGCAGGATCTTGAAAAAGTCCacttgatgttgaatgctcttgGGCTTGCACAGCAAGTTCCGGAAAACATGATCGACAGCATAACTGCGGTCCAAGGCTGTGGTCCTGCTTTCGTTTTCACAATTATTGAAGCATTGGCTGACGGTGGTGTGAAGCAGGGCGTTCCTAGGCAGATGGCATTACAATTTGCTTCCCAAGCTGTGTTAGGAGCTGCAAAGACTGTTCTTGTAACAGGAAAACATCCAGCAGTTTTAAGAGATGAG GTTTGTTCGCCAGGCGGATCTACAATTTGTGGCGTACATGAACTCGAGAAGGGTCAATTAAG GGCAACATTGATAAACGCGGTCGAAGCAGCTGCAAAGAAAAGCATTGAATTAGGAAATAAATATAGTTAA
- the LOC119653041 gene encoding pyrroline-5-carboxylate reductase-like, which yields MAKLDEKIGFIGGGNMAFAIGSGLINRGIVKAGQVMASGPHLHNLERWRTLGGNVTDDNAELVEKSDIIFICVKPHMLEPCCSQLKSTYSPTSRDKDKLFVSVLAGVTLTSLEQHFGFIKGLKMIRAMPNTPMQIGEGCSVYSSGSCATQHDLEKVHLMLNALGLAQQVPEAMIDSIAAVQGCGPAFIFTVIEALADGGVKQGVPRQMALQFASQAVLGAAKTVLVTGKHPAVLRDEVSSPGSATICGVYELEKGQIRATLNNAVEAAAKKNVELGMKYS from the exons ATGGCAAAACTTGATGAGAAAATCGGCTTTATTGGAGGAGGAAATATGGCCTTTGCAATTGGATCGGGCCTTATCAATCGTGGAATTGTGAAAGCCGGCCAAGTTATGGCTTCTGGCCCGCATCTTCACAATCTGGAGCGATGGCGAACATTAGGAGGAAATGTCACAGATGATAATGCAGAA TTGGTGGAAAAATCAGATATCATTTTCATCTGCGTTAAACCGCACATGCTCGAACCTTGTTGTTCGCAACTAAAATCGACTTATTCACCCACATCCAGGGATAAGGACAAACTATTCGTTTCCGTTTTGGCTGGTGTGACGCTGACTTCTTTAGAGCAG CACTTTGGTTTTATAAAGGGTTTGAAAATGATCAGGGCAATGCCAAACACTCCAATGCAAATTGGCGAAGGTTGCTCCGTCTACTCTTCTGGATCATGTGCGACGCAACACGACCTTGAAAAAGTGCATTTGATGCTGAATGCTCTGGGACTTGCTCAACAAGTTCCAGAAGCGATGATCGACAGCATAGCTGCAGTTCAAGGCTGTggtccagctttcatttttacaGTTATCGAAGCATTGGCGGATGGTGGCGTGAAACAAGGTGTTCCAAGGCAGATGGCTTTACAATTTGCTTCCCAAGCTGTGTTGGGGGCTGCGAAGACGGTCCTTGTAACAGGAAAACATCCAGCAGTTTTAAGAGATGAG GTTAGTTCGCCAGGCTCAGCTACAATTTGCGGAGTATATGAACTTGAAAAGGGTCAAATAAG GGCGACGTTGAATAATGCGGTTGAAGCAGCTGCTAAGAAAAATGTTGAATTAGGAATGAAATATAGCTAA